From Ananas comosus cultivar F153 linkage group 8, ASM154086v1, whole genome shotgun sequence, one genomic window encodes:
- the LOC109714458 gene encoding desumoylating isopeptidase 1-like, whose amino-acid sequence MEEGGYKVKLNVYDLSQGLARQLSTTFLGKAIEAIWHTGVVVYGTEYYFGAGIQQDPAGRTPYGTPVRVVDLGVTHVPKEVFEDYLQEISGRYTPETYNLLSHNCNNFSNEVAQFLVGASIPSYILELPSDVMNSPMGALILPMIQRLETTMRSGAVPQAPQFIPPSPAVAQPPPANKTPSSTTTNSPVKSDSRRPASESSAKTAESRGSSVPPAADSEAKTKNAQSSDPLREARQKVQEEITREFAAIMATGTLRASEAAALATRRVMERHGRPRAPMRQQG is encoded by the exons ATGGAGGAG GGTGGGTACAAGGTTAAATTGAATGTATATGATTTGAGTCAGGGGCTTGCTCGCCAGCTTTCGACAACATTCCTAGGAAAAGCCATTGAAGCCATATG GCATACCGGGGTGGTAGTATATGGAACTGAGTACTATTTTGGTGCCGGCATCCAACAAGATCCGGCAGGGAGGACACCGTATGGTACACCAGTCCGGGTTGTAGATCTCGGGGTGACGCATGTACCCAAGGAGGTCTTTGAGGACTATCTGCAGGAGATCAGCGGGCGCTACACCCCGGAGACTTACAACCTTCTTAGCCACAACTGCAACAACTTCAGCAATGAGGTTGCCCAGTTTTTGGTCGGTGCCTCAATACCTAGCTACATTCTGGAGCTCCCCAGTGATGTGATGAACAGCCCAATGGGTGCACTGATAT TACCAATGATTCAGAGGCTAGAAACCACCATGAGATCCGGAGCAGTTCCTCAAGCTCCGCAGTTCATACCCCCCTCCCCTGCAGTTGCTCAGCCTCCACCAGCAAACAAAACGCCAAGCTCGACTACTACCAATAGTCCTGTCAAATCTGATTCCCGCCGTCCTGCTTCCGAGAGTTCTGCTAAAACTGCAGAGAGCAGGGGAAGTTCAGTTCCGCCTGCAGCTGATTCAGAAGCCAAGACAAAGAACGCCCAATCGTCGGATCCTCTCAGAGAGGCTCGCCAAAAGGTGCAGGAAGAGATTACCAGGGAATTCGCGGCGATCATGGCAACGGGAACTCTGCGAGCCAGTGAGGCGGCGGCCCTTGCCACGAGGAGAGTGATGGAGAGGCACGGGCGGCCGAGAGCCCCCATGCGGCAGCAGGGATAG